In one window of Haloarcula halophila DNA:
- a CDS encoding CopG family ribbon-helix-helix protein, with product MTERLRDDLDTFAEEHGYTGRSEVIREACQSLLEEYQETDDEDRRVLATVTAVFGYDEPEIERRMMDIRHEFEASIRSNSHTCLEGNAGCVETFVIEAAYDDVLRFIGTVRGADESVSVEYTVVPVDAMNEQIRE from the coding sequence ATGACGGAGCGACTCCGGGACGATCTCGATACGTTTGCGGAAGAACACGGCTACACCGGACGAAGTGAGGTCATCCGCGAAGCGTGCCAGTCGCTGCTCGAAGAGTACCAAGAGACAGACGACGAGGATCGGCGGGTATTGGCGACAGTTACGGCTGTCTTCGGATACGACGAGCCGGAGATCGAACGCCGGATGATGGATATCCGCCACGAATTCGAAGCGTCAATCCGGTCGAACTCCCACACCTGCCTCGAAGGCAACGCCGGCTGTGTCGAGACGTTCGTCATCGAAGCCGCGTACGACGACGTCCTGCGATTCATCGGAACCGTTCGAGGAGCAGACGAGTCAGTTTCAGTCGAATACACGGTCGTACCTGTCGATGCCATGAACGAACAGATCCGCGAGTAA
- a CDS encoding ABC transporter ATP-binding protein, with protein sequence MALSSDSSTGRDSREKITIQNVSRSYESTQALDDVSFSVSEGEFCCVVGPSGCGKTTLLRAIAGLDDPDGGSILVGGDPVTGPGLDRGMVFQEYALFPWRTVRGNIRFGLDRPACDCPDCEGRVRELIDLVGLDGFEDAYPKELSGGMKQRVGIARALAPDPEILLMDEPFGSVDARTRDRLHAELLDIWTQTGQTVVFVTHDIDEAVTLADRVVVMDADPGTVQSTFSIDLERPRERTSRDFVDHVARIRDALGSPVDTSH encoded by the coding sequence GTCGACGCAGGCGCTCGATGACGTCTCGTTCTCGGTGTCGGAGGGCGAGTTCTGCTGTGTCGTCGGTCCCTCGGGGTGTGGGAAGACGACGCTGTTGCGAGCAATCGCCGGGCTTGACGATCCGGATGGTGGGTCGATACTGGTCGGTGGAGATCCGGTTACCGGTCCTGGGCTGGACAGGGGGATGGTCTTTCAGGAGTACGCGCTGTTCCCGTGGCGAACCGTCCGCGGGAATATCCGGTTTGGCCTTGACCGGCCCGCCTGTGACTGTCCCGACTGCGAGGGACGGGTCCGGGAGTTAATCGACCTGGTAGGGCTCGACGGCTTCGAGGACGCGTACCCGAAGGAGCTGTCCGGCGGCATGAAACAGCGCGTCGGTATCGCTCGCGCGCTCGCCCCCGATCCAGAGATCCTCTTGATGGACGAACCGTTCGGTAGTGTTGACGCTCGGACGCGCGACCGCTTGCATGCCGAATTGCTCGATATCTGGACGCAAACCGGACAGACCGTCGTGTTCGTCACCCACGACATCGACGAGGCAGTGACCCTCGCTGATCGCGTGGTCGTCATGGATGCCGACCCGGGAACCGTGCAGTCGACGTTCTCTATTGACTTAGAGCGCCCACGTGAACGGACCTCTCGTGACTTCGTGGACCACGTCGCGCGAATTAGGGATGCGCTCGGAAGTCCTGTCGACACTAGCCACTGA
- a CDS encoding cobalamin transport operon protein translates to MQRWKQYGGLLGLFAAFLAAGYWGFTATGGALPWAKRSAKALQRGVQEGGGSLVDFGRGIVVAGPIRKGGMMLEFGAIVLVLVVLGIGLYVYVDRYGGFEDGERPAR, encoded by the coding sequence ATGCAGCGCTGGAAGCAGTACGGCGGCCTCCTCGGACTGTTCGCAGCCTTCCTCGCAGCCGGCTACTGGGGCTTCACCGCAACCGGCGGCGCACTGCCGTGGGCCAAACGCTCAGCGAAAGCCCTCCAGCGCGGTGTGCAGGAGGGTGGCGGTTCGCTTGTCGACTTCGGCCGCGGTATCGTGGTGGCCGGCCCCATTCGGAAGGGCGGAATGATGCTCGAATTCGGCGCGATCGTCCTCGTACTGGTTGTCCTCGGTATCGGACTGTACGTCTACGTCGACCGCTACGGTGGCTTCGAGGACGGAGAACGCCCAGCTCGGTAA
- a CDS encoding energy-coupling factor ABC transporter permease produces MAHIHLGEGSFPLWALVLWTLLGAGLISAVVYRVRKGGIKTHQIALAGIGAAASFAIFQLNIPVWGGIHMNLTGLVGILAGPLLGALIALVVNIFSAALGHGAVGLLGANTLVNASEAIVAYYAFKTLMGMDWDVFPASASAATLGLSAGAFLMGAIIVVSGVNGSALPRGDLTIAVAGLVGLNLGVAVIEGILTGFIVQFLASVRPDLVGLADRDTQEEPTGVTA; encoded by the coding sequence ATGGCACACATTCACCTCGGAGAAGGCTCGTTCCCGCTATGGGCACTGGTACTCTGGACGCTGCTTGGCGCCGGACTGATCAGTGCCGTCGTCTACCGAGTTCGGAAGGGCGGCATCAAGACACACCAGATAGCGCTCGCGGGCATCGGAGCGGCCGCGAGCTTCGCGATCTTCCAGTTGAACATCCCCGTGTGGGGTGGCATCCACATGAACCTCACTGGCCTCGTGGGGATTCTTGCTGGCCCGCTGCTCGGAGCGCTCATCGCACTGGTCGTCAATATTTTTTCGGCAGCGCTCGGCCACGGTGCAGTCGGCCTCCTCGGGGCGAATACGCTCGTCAACGCGAGCGAAGCCATCGTCGCCTACTACGCGTTCAAGACGCTGATGGGGATGGACTGGGACGTCTTCCCCGCCAGCGCCAGTGCCGCGACGCTCGGCCTCTCGGCGGGCGCGTTCCTGATGGGAGCGATCATCGTCGTCAGCGGCGTGAACGGAAGCGCGCTCCCCCGTGGTGATCTGACGATTGCCGTCGCTGGTCTCGTCGGGCTCAACCTCGGCGTCGCCGTCATCGAGGGGATCCTGACGGGCTTCATCGTCCAGTTCCTCGCGTCCGTCCGCCCCGACCTCGTCGGCCTCGCCGACCGTGACACCCAGGAGGAGCCGACCGGGGTGACGGCCTGA